The DNA window ACAAGTAGCGAGCGCGCTTGATGCAGCGAGCCAGCTGGCGCTGGTATTTTGCACGAGTACCGGTGATACGGCTCGGGACAATTTTACCGCTTTCGGTAATGTAGTTTTTCAACGTTGCGATGTCTTTGTAATCGATCTCAACAACGCCTTCCGCGGTGAAACGGCAGAACTTGCGACGACGGAAATAACGTGCCATATGGCTAGTCTCCAGAATCTATCAATTCAATCTGCTCGGCATGCAGAACCATTTTGCTCAAGCCGTTCTTTGCCTTGTGGCAAGAAATGAACCCTCGAACGATTACTGCGCTACCGACCGTTATACTGTGAGTAATGGCTTGGTTTTCGTGTCCGCTAATAATAACGGGCATTTGGCACCATGCCTGCCGGTGAAAACCGGCTTCCTCCTGCACTGAACGATGCTCAAGCACGAACTGGCAGTGTGGAATTCCTGATGGGCTGACCTTACGAAGTGGAGTCCTGCAGATTATGCCGGACAGTTCCAGACGATTGGTCATCAGGATTACTCTTCAGAATCCCCAGCTTCGGAATCATCTGCGGTTTCGTTTGCGAAATCTTCGCGACGCTCACGGCGCTCGTCTTTCGCTTTAACCATCGGAGATGCTTCGGTAACTGCGTGCTTAGTACGCATTACCATGCTGCGGATAACGGCGTCGTTGAAGCGGAAGTTAGTTTCCAGCTCATCGATCGCTTCCTGCGGGGCTTCAACGTTCAGCAGAACGTAGTGAGCTTTGTGCAGTTTGTTGATCGGATAAGCCAGCTGACGGCGGCCCCAGTCTTCCAGACGGTGGATCGTACCTTCTGCTGCAGTGATTGCACCAGTGTAACGTTCGATCATACCCGGAACCTGTTCGCTCTGGTCAGGATGGACCATAAAAACGATTTCGTAATGACGCATCGAATTGCTCCTTACGGATTATTCAGCCTCCTGTCTGGGTCAGCCGCGGCCCATGGAGGCAAGGAACGTGTTAAAGGGCGGCTGAAAAATTGACGCGTCATAATACGTGCGAGCATGGTTTAAGACAAGTGAATTGTGCAAATAATTCGCACTAAGCGCAAAGTCACCCTAAGCCGGTGATTTAAAATTAATCAACGACGGAAGCGACAATTTTTTGAACAACTGCATCAGAAATGGTCGCGATACGCCCGGCAGACAGCAATTACACTTAGATCAGCAGCAATCCATAACCTAAAGGAACCGGGTTAACGTCAGGACTGTCAGTAAGGAGCGTAGAGTATGAAATATATCCTCATCACCATGATGGCTGCGTTTTTGCTGAGCGCCAACGCGCTGGCAGCCATCAAAATCGATGGGCGTCAGGCGCGCAACATGGACGATGTGCAGAGCCTTGGCGTTATCTATATCAACCACAACATCGCCACTGAGCAAGAAGCCGATCGGGCGCTTAGCCAGCAGAGCGATGCCGAGGGAGCGAAATATTTTCAGCCGATCCTGCTCCATGAGCCAGGGAGCAATGGCCTGATTCATGCCAGTGCA is part of the Klebsiella huaxiensis genome and encodes:
- the rpsR gene encoding 30S ribosomal protein S18, which codes for MARYFRRRKFCRFTAEGVVEIDYKDIATLKNYITESGKIVPSRITGTRAKYQRQLARCIKRARYLSLLPYTDRHQ
- the rpsF gene encoding 30S ribosomal protein S6 — encoded protein: MRHYEIVFMVHPDQSEQVPGMIERYTGAITAAEGTIHRLEDWGRRQLAYPINKLHKAHYVLLNVEAPQEAIDELETNFRFNDAVIRSMVMRTKHAVTEASPMVKAKDERRERREDFANETADDSEAGDSEE
- the priB gene encoding primosomal replication protein N codes for the protein MTNRLELSGIICRTPLRKVSPSGIPHCQFVLEHRSVQEEAGFHRQAWCQMPVIISGHENQAITHSITVGSAVIVRGFISCHKAKNGLSKMVLHAEQIELIDSGD
- a CDS encoding YdgH/BhsA/McbA family protein codes for the protein MKYILITMMAAFLLSANALAAIKIDGRQARNMDDVQSLGVIYINHNIATEQEADRALSQQSDAEGAKYFQPILLHEPGSNGLIHASAAIYR